The DNA sequence tataatctaaaggctagaataaaaaaaaagataaaaagactaAGGAAAGTGACTGAAACTACAGATATTAAAGAAAGTTTGCGAGGCCATTAGCCCgctatgtatgagtatgtaggataaaggtatatatatatccagccaGGGAAGCCACGGACTATCCATCGATCCTTCCCCTGGAGCTGCTGGAGGGCGGGGGCGCCGACCCTGAGGCGGTTGAGGGCGAGGGCGCCGAGGGAAGGCCTCCGGGAGACGGCGACGCGGCTGCGGGAGGAGGAGCGGATGGGCGGCCGTCTAGGGGCACGGACGgacgggaggggcgggggggagggggggtatttcGTCGtgtaaggggggggtgagggggtaagggTGTAAGTGGATGTACGGAGAGGAGGTTGggtatgtgcacatacatgtgcacatacgCACTCACAAATGCGCGTacgcacacgcgtgcgcgcgcacacacacacacacacacacacacacacacacacacacacacacacacacacacacacacacacacacacacacacacactttctctctctctctctctctctctctctctctctctctctctctctctctctctctctctctctctctctctctctctctctcacccacacccacacccacacccacacccacacccacacccacccacccacccactcaccctctcaccctctcaccctcacccacccactcagccCACTCGAGCCCCGCACGCTCGTCGACAGCGCAACCAGTAAACCAGCAGAAGCAACGGCATGAAAGCGGAAGGCGACTGGAGGCGAGTACACATCCCgggtttcatttccttttaactCTGGACGAAATAGCAGGGCGAGACGCCTCCAGAATATTCCATGCGCGACGCTCGACTATTGCCCTAGCGGATACGGGAGCTAAGGGTCGTTTTCCAGTGCTCGGGGCGGTATTAATGGCCCGCCGCACTGatcgtaatggtgatgataatgatttttggtGATattagtggatttttttttatggggatgggggggtggaggaaattGATACATGTACGAAAATTCATAGTAAGGTggcagggtgggtgggtggggggggggttattgaatGAGACTGTCGTTACGTCATGTTTTAGGGAAATGTTCGGAAATGGTTGGGTTTCTGGGGTATGGattggcgtgtgtgcgtgtccgtgttcgttttttttttaatgtatatattacctcTCTTTTtgaacgtgatttttttttttttttttgacgtggaAATGGTTTGTGTTGCATGTGTTATATTCCTTTTCGGTCTGTGTTGCTTTCAGTACTTTTATTGCTTCCATAATTAACGTGGTTGTAATCCCCTTTGGTGACAGAATTCCATTGCATGCTTGCAGTATGTTATTTAATACATCGAGTGCACTGAGGacatatattatctttttgttctttttgaatGAGAAATTACTGTTAGGAAAGATTATATGTATTGTCTTTACAAACTAGTATTTTATCTCAGTCATCATTACACAGTCTGTTCACACGCAGGTCATAAGTTGACGTTTGAATTACACGGAATAAATGTAAGTAAGCTGTAAATGAATGTAAGTAAGTGTTGTAAGTAAGCTGTGATGTTTTCCGGCGCCCTCGTGCAGCGTCACTGACCCCTGGCGTTTCCCCCGCAGAGGCCCTCGAGAGCAAGGCGCCGAGTCCGCCGGAGGGAAGGCAGGAGCGGCAGGGCGACGCCGGCGGGACCCCCCAGGCGAAGGCGGCGAAGGAGGCGTCTCGTCCTCGTCCGTCGTCGTCacttccttcctccgtcccttcgTGTCCTCTCGTTCTTCCCActtcgttttcccctcttcctcctctgcctcccgcTCCTGCAGCTGCTGCCGTTCTCTCCCCTCCTGCGGCGCCGGGCAAGCAGGCGGAGGCGGCGAAGGCGAGCCCGCCGAAGGCCTCGCCCGCCGCGTCGCCCCCGAGGCCGGCCGGCGGCCTCTGGACCTCGACCGGCCTGTGGACGGGGCCGGAGAGGCGCCCCGCGGAGGCCGCTCCCCCGCCGGCCAAGCCTCGCAAGATGACCGTGCCGTCGATCCTCAAGCGCTCGGGGAAGCTGTGGAAGGCCGTCTCGCAGGCGGGCGGCCCCCCGGCGGCGCCCGCGGAGCCGACCGACGGGGGCGCGGGCCAGGGCGCCCACCACCAGGTGTTCGTGGCCCAGGCGGGCGGCCCGCCGGGCGCGGCGCCCCCGCCCTCGGTTCCCGCCCCCGGCAGCCCGGAGCCGCCCGCCAGCGCAGCGGCCGCCCCGGTGCCGCCGCTCCTGAGGGTGTCCACCAGCAAGACGTGGGTCCCGCCGGCGTCGCAGCCGAAGGGCGCCGCGGACGAGGCCCCGGCGGCCGCCACTCCCGGCACCATCCAGCGCCAGCTC is a window from the Penaeus monodon isolate SGIC_2016 chromosome 41, NSTDA_Pmon_1, whole genome shotgun sequence genome containing:
- the LOC119598734 gene encoding nascent polypeptide-associated complex subunit alpha, muscle-specific form-like codes for the protein MVGFLGTFIASIINVVVIPFGDRIPLHACKALESKAPSPPEGRQERQGDAGGTPQAKAAKEASRPRPSSSLPSSVPSCPLVLPTSFSPLPPLPPAPAAAAVLSPPAAPGKQAEAAKASPPKASPAASPPRPAGGLWTSTGLWTGPERRPAEAAPPPAKPRKMTVPSILKRSGKLWKAVSQAGGPPAAPAEPTDGGAGQGAHHQVFVAQAGGPPGAAPPPSVPAPGSPEPPASAAAAPVPPLLRVSTSKTWVPPASQPKGAADEAPAAATPGTIQRQLHRSFLQPAAPPLAPAPPASTNAAAPSAGAPAPASGDAPDAAKAKHTMVLIPASFGLPSSSSAASDAEASPKGAEPLKYYLVFAPTSSGQGAASSAASSAASSVASSATSSAASGRGTLQPPAEAAPSIMSPQPVSSSSYLASLLKAGVPLVPVSSSASLTQVSPSRSYPLVSSVLAPKPPPTAPPSLPPPPAAPSGGRAPPSTASCPPARPRAMQRS